In a genomic window of Meleagris gallopavo isolate NT-WF06-2002-E0010 breed Aviagen turkey brand Nicholas breeding stock chromosome 1, Turkey_5.1, whole genome shotgun sequence:
- the LOC104917615 gene encoding glutamate receptor 4: MFKKNHDTFEGNDKFEGYCVDLASEIAKHIGIKYKIAIVPDGKYGARDPETKIWNGMVGELVYGKAEIAVAPLTITLVREEVIDFSKPFMSLGISIMIKKPQKSKPGVFSFLDPLAYEIWMCIVFAYIGVSVVLFLVSRFSPYEWHTEEPEDGKEGPSDQPPNEFGIFNSLWFSLGAFMQQGCDISPRSLSGRIVGGVWWFFTLIIISSYTANLAAFLTVERMVSPIESAEDLAKQTEIAYGTLDSGSTKEFFRRSKIAVYEKMWTYMKSAEPSVFTRTTAEGVARVRKSKGKFAFLLESTMNEYIEQRKPCDTMKVGGNLDSKGYGVATPKGSPLRWVE; encoded by the exons ATGTTCAAGAAAAACCATGATACGTTTGAAGGGAATGACAAGTTTGAAGGATACTGTGTAGATCTGGCGtcagaaattgcaaaacatATTGGTATCAAGTACAAAATTGCCATTGTTCCTGATGGAAAATATGGAGCAAGGGATCCAGAGACAAAAATCTGGAATGGGATGGTGGGAGAACTTGTTTATGGG aaagcAGAGATTGCTGTTGCGCCTCTGACCATCACTTTGGTACGAGAAGAGGTCATTGATTTTTCTAAGCCTTTTATGAGTTTGGGGATATCCATTATGATCAAAAAGCCCCAGAAATCTAAACCAGGAGTATTTTCCTTCTTGGACCCTTTGGCGTATGAGATCTGGATGTGCATAGTCTTTGCCTACATTGGTGTCAGTGTGGTCCTGTTCCTAGTTAGCAGGTTTAGTCCATACGAGTGGCATACAGAAGAACCAGAGGATGGGAAAGAAGGACCCAGTGATCAGCCTCCCAATGAATTTGGCATATTCAACAGCCTCTGGTTTTCCCTGGGTGCCTTTATGCAACAAGGATGTGATATTTCCCCAAG ATCCCTCTCAGGTCGCATTGTTGGAGGTGTCTGGTGGTTCTTCACGCTCATCATTATTTCATCCTACACTGCTAACCTCGCTGCTTTCTTGACTGTTGAGCGAATGGTCTCACCCATAGAAAGTGCAGAAGACCTTgccaaacaaactgaaattgcTTACGGGACACTGGACTCAGGGTCAACCAAAGAGTTCTTCAGA AGATCAAAAATAGCAGTGTATGAAAAGATGTGGACCTACATGAAATCAGCAGAGCCGTCAGTGTTCACTAGGACTACTGCAGAGGGAGTAGCTCGTGTCCGCAAATCCAAGGGCAAGTTTGCCTTCCTGCTGGAGTCCACCATGAATGAATACATTGAGCAACGAAAGCCTTGTGACACCATGAAAGTGGGAGGAAATCTGGATTCGAAAGGCTATGGCGTAGCCACACCGAAGGGTTCTCCATTAAGGTGGGTGGAATAG
- the LOC116216220 gene encoding glutamate receptor 4-like — protein sequence MANNRRKKKKKKEKIVQFMEKLGGSVSEGERSMKIGGTGRTPVNLAVLKLSEAGVLDKLKNKWWYDKGECGPKDSGSKDKTSALSLSNVAGVFYILVGGLGLAMLVALIEFCYKSRAEAKRMKRWSTRRCTIGEVCQAHNRSLSRGAYRLKTQPVQYRTIQYRADTE from the exons ATGGCgaataacagaagaaagaaaaagaagaaaaaagaaaagatagtGCAGTTCATGGAGAAACTAGGAGGATCTGTGAGTGAAGGAGAGAGGTCAATGAAAATAGGTGGTACAG GAAGAACTCCTGTAAACCTTGCCGTTTTGAAACTCAGTGAGGCAGGCGTCTTAGacaagctgaaaaacaaatggtGGTACGATAAAGGTGAATGTGGACCCAAGGACTCTGGAAGTAAG GACAAGACGAGTGCCTTGAGTCTCAGCAACGTTGCTGGAGTCTTCTACATTCTGGTTGGAGGCTTGGGCTTGGCAATGCTGGTGGCTTTGATAGAGTTCTGTTACAAGTCCAGGGCAGAGGCGAAGCGAATGAAG CGCTGGAGTACACGGCGCTGTACTATAGGTGAAGTGTGCCAAGCACATAACAGGTCCCTGTCCCGAGGAGCATACAGGCTAAAGACACAGCCAGTACAGTACCGAACCATACAGTACAGAGCAGACACAGAGTGA